The following coding sequences are from one Humulus lupulus chromosome X, drHumLupu1.1, whole genome shotgun sequence window:
- the LOC133807296 gene encoding uncharacterized protein LOC133807296 isoform X4, which yields MTDLWRASKSRPVAKISKAPNEQERIKLRHDIIKSDVEWRAFIREKTSSEFKDMLDDSSLSSKTPKEKRDLLSKIIGPEKGSYLRAYGKGVTKTKLAIASEKDDHIIRMENNYKELMEKVAVMEQLIHSFMNPKSQSSLSGEQSNAHSPTLSGSVGIQGQRCKLLDWNGYQNIVAYGYFISNDAKDLVLDVPIGPFTMKVGVDFARELDAFLWRPTSGITCIEEIVGSVIAWPADKVIMR from the exons ATGACTGATCTTTGGAGAGCTTCTAAATCAAGGCCGGTTGCTAAAATAAGCAAGGCACCAAACGAACAAGAAAGAATTAAACTGCGGCATGATATTATCAAATCTGATGTTGAGTGGAGAGCTTTTATTAGAGAAAAAACGAGCTCTGAATTTAAG GACATGCTGGATGattcatcattatcttcaaaaactccaaaagaaaaaagagatCTTCTTTCAAAGATAATTGGTCCTGAAAAAGGTTCTTATTTGAGAGCTTATGGCAAAGGAGTTACCAAAACAAAGTTGGCAATTGCATCTGAGAAAGATGATCATATAATTCGAATGGAAAACAATTATAAAGAGTTGATGGAAAAAGTGGCAGTTATGGAGCAGTTGATTCACTCTTTCATGAATCCCAAG TCTCAATCTAGTTTGAGTGGAGAGCAATCCAATGCACATAGTCCTACTTTG AGTGGAAGTGTTGGAATTCAAGGCCAAAGATGCAAGCTTTTGGATTGGAATGGTTATCAGAATATTGTTGCTTATGGATATTTCATTTCAAATGATGCAAAAGATTTAGTTCTTGATGTCCCTATTGGACCATTTACCATGAAGGTTGGTGTTGATTTTGCAAGAGAGCTTGATGCATTTTTGTGGAGGCCTACTTCAGGGATAACTTGTATTGAAGAAATTGTAGGAAGTGTTATTGCTTGGCCTGCCGACAAAGTCATAATGAG GTGA
- the LOC133807296 gene encoding uncharacterized protein LOC133807296 isoform X3 yields MTDLWRASKSRPVAKISKAPNEQERIKLRHDIIKSDVEWRAFIREKTSSEFKAKSDKYKEIRNKRIPHTCSRKRYARLIDDMDMLDDSSLSSKTPKEKRDLLSKIIGPEKGSYLRAYGKGVTKTKLAIASEKDDHIIRMENNYKELMEKVAVMEQLIHSFMNPKSQSSLSGEQSNAHSPTLSGSVGIQGQRCKLLDWNGYQNIVAYGYFISNDAKDLVLDVPIGPFTMKVGVDFARELDAFLWRPTSGITCIEEIVGSVIAWPADKVIMR; encoded by the exons ATGACTGATCTTTGGAGAGCTTCTAAATCAAGGCCGGTTGCTAAAATAAGCAAGGCACCAAACGAACAAGAAAGAATTAAACTGCGGCATGATATTATCAAATCTGATGTTGAGTGGAGAGCTTTTATTAGAGAAAAAACGAGCTCTGAATTTAAG gCTAAAAGTGATAAGTACAAAGAGATAAGGAACAAACGAATCCCGCACACTTGTAGCCGCAAAAGATATGCTCGATTAATTGATGATATG GACATGCTGGATGattcatcattatcttcaaaaactccaaaagaaaaaagagatCTTCTTTCAAAGATAATTGGTCCTGAAAAAGGTTCTTATTTGAGAGCTTATGGCAAAGGAGTTACCAAAACAAAGTTGGCAATTGCATCTGAGAAAGATGATCATATAATTCGAATGGAAAACAATTATAAAGAGTTGATGGAAAAAGTGGCAGTTATGGAGCAGTTGATTCACTCTTTCATGAATCCCAAG TCTCAATCTAGTTTGAGTGGAGAGCAATCCAATGCACATAGTCCTACTTTG AGTGGAAGTGTTGGAATTCAAGGCCAAAGATGCAAGCTTTTGGATTGGAATGGTTATCAGAATATTGTTGCTTATGGATATTTCATTTCAAATGATGCAAAAGATTTAGTTCTTGATGTCCCTATTGGACCATTTACCATGAAGGTTGGTGTTGATTTTGCAAGAGAGCTTGATGCATTTTTGTGGAGGCCTACTTCAGGGATAACTTGTATTGAAGAAATTGTAGGAAGTGTTATTGCTTGGCCTGCCGACAAAGTCATAATGAG
- the LOC133807296 gene encoding uncharacterized protein LOC133807296 isoform X1, with the protein MTDLWRASKSRPVAKISKAPNEQERIKLRHDIIKSDVEWRAFIREKTSSEFKAKSDKYKEIRNKRIPHTCSRKRYARLIDDMDMLDDSSLSSKTPKEKRDLLSKIIGPEKGSYLRAYGKGVTKTKLAIASEKDDHIIRMENNYKELMEKVAVMEQLIHSFMNPKSQSSLSGEQSNAHSPTLSGSVGIQGQRCKLLDWNGYQNIVAYGYFISNDAKDLVLDVPIGPFTMKVGVDFARELDAFLWRPTSGITCIEEIVGSVIAWPADKVIMR; encoded by the exons ATGACTGATCTTTGGAGAGCTTCTAAATCAAGGCCGGTTGCTAAAATAAGCAAGGCACCAAACGAACAAGAAAGAATTAAACTGCGGCATGATATTATCAAATCTGATGTTGAGTGGAGAGCTTTTATTAGAGAAAAAACGAGCTCTGAATTTAAG gCTAAAAGTGATAAGTACAAAGAGATAAGGAACAAACGAATCCCGCACACTTGTAGCCGCAAAAGATATGCTCGATTAATTGATGATATG GACATGCTGGATGattcatcattatcttcaaaaactccaaaagaaaaaagagatCTTCTTTCAAAGATAATTGGTCCTGAAAAAGGTTCTTATTTGAGAGCTTATGGCAAAGGAGTTACCAAAACAAAGTTGGCAATTGCATCTGAGAAAGATGATCATATAATTCGAATGGAAAACAATTATAAAGAGTTGATGGAAAAAGTGGCAGTTATGGAGCAGTTGATTCACTCTTTCATGAATCCCAAG TCTCAATCTAGTTTGAGTGGAGAGCAATCCAATGCACATAGTCCTACTTTG AGTGGAAGTGTTGGAATTCAAGGCCAAAGATGCAAGCTTTTGGATTGGAATGGTTATCAGAATATTGTTGCTTATGGATATTTCATTTCAAATGATGCAAAAGATTTAGTTCTTGATGTCCCTATTGGACCATTTACCATGAAGGTTGGTGTTGATTTTGCAAGAGAGCTTGATGCATTTTTGTGGAGGCCTACTTCAGGGATAACTTGTATTGAAGAAATTGTAGGAAGTGTTATTGCTTGGCCTGCCGACAAAGTCATAATGAG GTGA
- the LOC133807296 gene encoding uncharacterized protein LOC133807296 isoform X2: MTDLWRASKSRPVAKISKAPNEQERIKLRHDIIKSDVEWRAFIREKTSSEFKAKSDKYKEIRNKRIPHTCSRKRYARLIDDMDMLDDSSLSSKTPKEKRDLLSKIIGPEKGSYLRAYGKGVTKTKLAIASEKDDHIIRMENNYKELMEKVAVMEQLIHSFMNPKSQSSLSGEQSNAHSPTLSGSVGIQGQRCKLLDWNGYQNIVAYGYFISNDAKDLVLDVPIGPFTMKVGVDFARELDAFLWRPTSGITCIEEIVGSVIAWPADKVIMR, encoded by the exons ATGACTGATCTTTGGAGAGCTTCTAAATCAAGGCCGGTTGCTAAAATAAGCAAGGCACCAAACGAACAAGAAAGAATTAAACTGCGGCATGATATTATCAAATCTGATGTTGAGTGGAGAGCTTTTATTAGAGAAAAAACGAGCTCTGAATTTAAG gCTAAAAGTGATAAGTACAAAGAGATAAGGAACAAACGAATCCCGCACACTTGTAGCCGCAAAAGATATGCTCGATTAATTGATGATATG GACATGCTGGATGattcatcattatcttcaaaaactccaaaagaaaaaagagatCTTCTTTCAAAGATAATTGGTCCTGAAAAAGGTTCTTATTTGAGAGCTTATGGCAAAGGAGTTACCAAAACAAAGTTGGCAATTGCATCTGAGAAAGATGATCATATAATTCGAATGGAAAACAATTATAAAGAGTTGATGGAAAAAGTGGCAGTTATGGAGCAGTTGATTCACTCTTTCATGAATCCCAAG TCTCAATCTAGTTTGAGTGGAGAGCAATCCAATGCACATAGTCCTACTTTG AGTGGAAGTGTTGGAATTCAAGGCCAAAGATGCAAGCTTTTGGATTGGAATGGTTATCAGAATATTGTTGCTTATGGATATTTCATTTCAAATGATGCAAAAGATTTAGTTCTTGATGTCCCTATTGGACCATTTACCATGAAGGTTGGTGTTGATTTTGCAAGAGAGCTTGATGCATTTTTGTGGAGGCCTACTTCAGGGATAACTTGTATTGAAGAAATTGTAGGAAGTGTTATTGCTTGGCCTGCCGACAAAGTCATAATGAG aTGA